In Phreatobacter stygius, a genomic segment contains:
- a CDS encoding ABC transporter ATP-binding protein, with the protein MTPVLSVDGLSKHFAFRRGLFRAKGTVRAVDDVSFSLNRGETLAIVGESGCGKSTVARLILRLIAPTAGTIRLDGEDITQASGERLHRARRNMQMVFQDPFASLNPRLTARDIVAEPLINYRIAEGDALDAQVAALFEQVGLARYQADRYPHEFSGGQRQRIGIARALALDPSLVVADEPVAALDVSIQAQILNLMQDLQQARGLAYLFISHDLSVVEHVSRTVAVMYLGAIVEIAPRDAFFHEPLHPYSRALIDSVTITHPRQRGTRRLLQGEIPSASALPSGCRFRTRCPLAAPICAEIAPPLEDKRPGHRVACHFVAPETPPAATGGTEEA; encoded by the coding sequence ATGACACCAGTGCTCTCGGTCGACGGCCTGTCCAAACATTTTGCCTTCCGGCGTGGCCTGTTCCGCGCCAAGGGGACGGTCCGGGCGGTCGACGACGTGTCGTTCTCGCTCAACCGCGGCGAAACACTCGCGATCGTCGGCGAATCCGGTTGCGGCAAGTCGACGGTCGCCCGCCTCATCCTGCGCCTGATCGCGCCGACGGCCGGCACCATCCGGCTCGACGGCGAGGACATTACCCAGGCTTCGGGCGAGCGCCTGCACCGCGCCCGGCGCAACATGCAGATGGTGTTCCAGGACCCCTTCGCCTCGCTCAATCCGCGCCTGACCGCGCGCGACATCGTCGCCGAACCGCTGATCAATTACCGCATCGCCGAAGGTGACGCGCTGGACGCCCAGGTCGCGGCGCTGTTCGAGCAGGTTGGCCTCGCCCGTTACCAGGCCGACCGCTATCCGCACGAGTTCTCCGGCGGCCAGCGCCAGCGGATCGGCATCGCGCGGGCTTTGGCGCTCGATCCGAGCCTGGTGGTCGCCGACGAACCGGTCGCAGCCCTCGATGTCTCGATCCAGGCTCAGATCCTCAATCTGATGCAGGATCTCCAGCAGGCGCGCGGCCTCGCCTATCTCTTCATCAGCCATGACCTGAGCGTGGTCGAGCATGTCAGCCGGACGGTCGCCGTGATGTATCTCGGCGCCATCGTCGAGATCGCGCCGCGCGATGCGTTCTTCCATGAGCCGCTGCATCCCTATTCGCGCGCGCTGATCGACAGCGTGACGATCACCCATCCGCGCCAGCGCGGCACCCGCCGCCTGCTGCAAGGCGAAATCCCCAGTGCCAGCGCGCTGCCGTCGGGCTGCCGGTTTCGTACCCGCTGCCCGCTTGCCGCGCCGATCTGTGCCGAGATCGCGCCGCCGCTCGAGGACAAGCGCCCCGGACATCGGGTCGCCTGCCATTTCGTGGCGCCCGAAACACCACCTGCCGCGACGGGCGGGACAGAAGAAGCATGA
- a CDS encoding ABC transporter permease produces the protein MLGYILRRLAATIPVLLFVALLVFFLLRLTPGDPAILIAGDQATTAQIEDIRQKLGFDRPLSEQLVTYAGQLARGDLGSSIFSGMAVTRLIGMRVEPTAMLALVAIVLALAIAVPLGTIAAVKAGSPFDRAVMAFAMLGFSSPVFVIAFLLVYVFALGLGWFPTQGYVPLAQGLAPCLNSLALPGLTLALLYAALIARITRASLLEVLSEDYVRTARAKGLLPGRVILRHALKNAAIPIVTVVGVGIAALLGGVVVTETVFNIPGLGRLTTDAILRRDYPVVQGLILVFSTIYVLINLLVDLSYVLFDPRVQY, from the coding sequence ATGCTCGGCTATATCCTGCGCCGCCTGGCGGCCACCATTCCCGTGCTGCTGTTCGTGGCGCTGCTGGTGTTCTTCCTGTTGCGGCTGACCCCCGGCGATCCGGCGATCCTGATCGCCGGCGACCAGGCCACCACGGCACAGATCGAAGACATCAGGCAGAAGCTCGGTTTCGACCGGCCGCTGAGCGAGCAGCTCGTCACCTATGCCGGACAGCTCGCCCGCGGCGACCTCGGCAGCTCGATCTTCTCCGGCATGGCGGTCACCCGGCTGATCGGCATGCGCGTCGAGCCGACCGCCATGCTGGCGCTGGTCGCCATCGTGCTCGCCCTGGCCATCGCGGTGCCGCTCGGCACCATCGCGGCGGTCAAGGCCGGCAGCCCATTCGACCGGGCGGTGATGGCCTTCGCCATGCTCGGCTTCTCCTCGCCGGTCTTCGTCATCGCCTTCCTGCTGGTCTATGTCTTCGCACTTGGTCTCGGCTGGTTCCCAACGCAAGGCTATGTGCCGCTGGCGCAAGGCCTCGCGCCTTGCCTCAACAGCCTGGCTTTGCCCGGCCTGACGCTGGCCCTGCTCTATGCCGCGCTGATCGCCCGTATCACCCGGGCAAGCCTCCTGGAAGTGCTGTCGGAGGACTATGTCCGCACCGCCCGCGCCAAGGGGCTGCTGCCGGGACGGGTCATTCTGCGCCATGCGTTGAAGAACGCCGCCATCCCGATCGTCACCGTGGTCGGCGTCGGCATCGCCGCCCTGCTCGGCGGGGTCGTGGTGACCGAGACCGTGTTCAACATTCCAGGCCTCGGCCGGCTGACCACCGATGCCATCCTGCGGCGCGACTATCCGGTGGTGCAGGGGCTGATCCTGGTGTTCTCGACCATCTATGTCCTGATCAACCTGCTGGTCGACCTCAGCTACGTGCTGTTCGACCCGCGCGTGCAGTATTGA
- a CDS encoding LLM class flavin-dependent oxidoreductase, with amino-acid sequence MARQLRLGAFMRPVSIHTAAWRYPGAYPDANFNFAHLKRFIQTLERGRFDAFFMADHLAVLNMPIQALKRSATVTSFDPLTLLPALAAVTDHIGLVATASTTYEQPYHIARKFASLDHISGGRAGWNLVTTANPDVALNFGLDEHMEHGERYKRAREFYDVVTGLWDSWADDAFIRDVDNGIYFDPDKLHVLNHKGPELAVRGPLNIGRPIQGWPVIVQAGASEAGRQIAAETAEVVFTGGGTLADGQRFYADVKGRMAALGRSRDAMKILPGAFVVVGDTVEEARAKRDLLDSLVHYDSAIASLSIALGIDASRFDPEGPLPEIPETNASKSGRERAIELARRDNLNVRQLAQRLGGFAGLAFVGTPKTITDQMEEWLLTEGSDGFNVMFPYLPEGLDDFVDKVVPELQRRGLFRREYEGRTLRENLGLARPENRFFPK; translated from the coding sequence GCCTGGCGTTATCCCGGCGCCTATCCGGATGCCAATTTCAACTTCGCCCACCTGAAGCGGTTCATCCAGACGCTCGAGCGCGGCCGCTTCGACGCCTTCTTCATGGCCGATCACCTGGCCGTGCTGAACATGCCGATCCAGGCCCTGAAGCGCAGCGCCACGGTCACCTCGTTCGATCCCTTGACGTTGCTGCCGGCGCTCGCCGCTGTCACCGACCATATCGGCCTGGTCGCCACCGCCTCGACCACCTATGAGCAGCCCTATCATATCGCCCGGAAATTCGCGTCGCTCGACCACATCAGCGGCGGCCGCGCCGGCTGGAACCTGGTCACCACGGCCAATCCGGACGTGGCGCTGAACTTCGGCCTGGACGAGCACATGGAACATGGCGAGCGCTACAAGCGCGCCCGTGAGTTCTACGACGTGGTCACCGGCCTGTGGGACAGCTGGGCCGACGATGCCTTCATCCGCGACGTCGACAACGGCATCTATTTCGACCCCGACAAGCTGCATGTGCTGAATCACAAAGGGCCGGAGCTCGCCGTGCGCGGGCCGCTCAATATTGGCCGGCCGATCCAGGGCTGGCCTGTCATCGTCCAGGCCGGCGCCTCCGAGGCCGGCCGCCAGATCGCCGCCGAGACCGCGGAAGTGGTGTTCACCGGCGGCGGTACGCTCGCCGACGGCCAGCGTTTCTATGCCGATGTCAAAGGCCGCATGGCCGCCCTGGGGCGCTCGCGCGATGCCATGAAGATCCTGCCGGGCGCTTTTGTCGTCGTCGGCGATACGGTCGAGGAGGCGCGTGCCAAGCGGGACCTGCTCGACAGCCTGGTCCATTACGACAGCGCCATCGCCTCGCTGTCGATCGCGCTCGGCATCGACGCCTCTCGGTTCGACCCGGAAGGCCCGCTGCCCGAGATCCCCGAAACCAATGCCTCGAAAAGCGGCCGGGAGCGGGCGATCGAGCTCGCCCGGCGCGACAACCTCAATGTCCGGCAACTTGCCCAGCGGCTTGGCGGCTTTGCCGGCCTCGCCTTCGTCGGCACGCCGAAAACCATAACCGACCAGATGGAGGAATGGCTCCTCACCGAAGGCAGCGACGGCTTCAACGTCATGTTCCCCTACCTGCCGGAAGGGCTCGACGATTTCGTCGACAAGGTCGTGCCGGAACTGCAGCGGCGCGGCCTGTTCCGGCGCGAATATGAAGGCCGGACGCTGAGAGAAAATCTCGGCCTGGCGCGGCCGGAAAACCGCTTCTTTCCAAAATGA
- a CDS encoding ABC transporter ATP-binding protein, with product MKKAPLLSVENLTVSVRSSAGWTPIVRDLSIEVAPGETLCLVGESGCGKSVTALAVMGLLPRGARIDAGRILLDGRDIANLDEPALRDLRGRDIAMIFQEPMTSLNPVLTIGEQVGEALIRHEGLSGRAARQRTFDLFERVRLPDAARRISAYPHQLSGGMRQRVMIAMALACKPKLLIADEPTTALDVTIQAQILALMAEIRAELGTAIIFITHDLGVVAEVADRVAVLYAGKVVEETDVFSLFDNARHPYTRGLMRSTPRLTAGQARDASFRLTEIRGTVPPPTDLPEGCAFQPRCERASDRCGLDPILAAGLDGRHVACWHPQENAHDDTLGLASSERAAS from the coding sequence ATGAAAAAAGCCCCTCTCCTCTCGGTCGAAAACCTGACCGTCTCGGTGCGCAGCTCGGCCGGCTGGACGCCGATCGTGCGCGACCTGAGCATCGAGGTCGCGCCGGGCGAAACCTTGTGCCTGGTCGGCGAGTCCGGCTGTGGCAAGAGCGTCACGGCTTTGGCCGTGATGGGGCTCTTGCCGCGCGGCGCGCGCATCGACGCCGGCCGCATCCTGCTGGATGGCCGGGACATCGCGAACCTCGACGAGCCGGCGCTGCGCGACCTGCGCGGCCGCGATATCGCGATGATCTTCCAGGAACCGATGACCTCGCTGAACCCGGTGCTGACCATCGGCGAACAGGTCGGCGAAGCCCTGATACGCCACGAAGGCCTGTCGGGACGCGCCGCGCGCCAGCGCACGTTCGACCTGTTCGAGCGGGTCCGCCTGCCCGACGCGGCGCGGCGCATCTCGGCCTATCCGCACCAGCTCTCCGGCGGCATGCGCCAGCGGGTGATGATCGCCATGGCGCTCGCCTGCAAGCCGAAACTCCTGATCGCCGACGAGCCGACCACCGCGCTCGACGTGACCATCCAGGCGCAGATCCTCGCCTTGATGGCGGAGATCCGCGCGGAGCTCGGCACCGCGATCATCTTCATCACCCACGATCTCGGCGTGGTCGCCGAGGTCGCCGACCGGGTTGCGGTGCTCTATGCCGGCAAGGTCGTCGAGGAGACCGACGTGTTCTCGCTGTTCGACAATGCGCGGCATCCCTATACGCGCGGGCTGATGCGTTCGACGCCCAGGCTGACCGCCGGCCAGGCGCGTGACGCCAGCTTCCGACTGACCGAGATTCGCGGCACCGTGCCGCCGCCGACCGACCTGCCGGAAGGCTGCGCGTTTCAGCCGCGCTGCGAGCGGGCGAGCGACCGCTGCGGGCTCGATCCGATCCTCGCCGCCGGCCTCGACGGCCGTCATGTCGCCTGCTGGCATCCCCAGGAGAATGCCCATGACGACACCCTCGGCCTGGCCTCGAGCGAGCGAGCCGCGTCATGA
- a CDS encoding ABC transporter permease produces MAMTEITGHANRRPSRAMRRFRALGQFLRGQPVILAGVTVLACFVMLAIAAALFLPDPARLNPIVRLRPPSLDHWFGTDQLGRSTLSRTLNGTTVSLTVGALVTIVTTVFGLVIGLVSGFTRWLDGIVMRLMDGVMAIPGILLAIALMSLFGSSVQNVIVAISIAEIPRMARVVRSSVLVIREQLFVEAAVTNGTRLTRLLARHVLPNVAAPVIVQATYVFASAMIVESVLSFLGAGTPPTIPSWGNMLADGRQYLQRAPWLVAFPGVALALLVLTVNVLGDALRDALDPRLARRPRN; encoded by the coding sequence ATGGCGATGACCGAAATCACCGGCCATGCCAACCGCCGGCCGTCGCGGGCGATGCGCCGCTTTCGCGCGCTCGGGCAGTTCCTGCGCGGCCAGCCGGTCATCCTGGCCGGTGTCACGGTGCTCGCCTGCTTCGTGATGCTGGCCATCGCCGCGGCGCTGTTCCTGCCGGATCCGGCCCGGCTCAACCCGATCGTCCGGTTGCGTCCGCCGAGCCTCGATCATTGGTTCGGCACCGACCAGCTCGGCCGCTCCACCTTGTCGCGCACGCTCAACGGCACCACCGTCTCGCTCACCGTCGGCGCGCTGGTGACCATCGTCACGACGGTTTTCGGCCTGGTGATCGGCCTGGTCTCGGGCTTCACCCGCTGGCTCGACGGGATCGTGATGCGGTTGATGGACGGGGTCATGGCGATCCCCGGCATCCTGCTGGCCATCGCACTCATGTCGCTGTTCGGCTCGAGCGTGCAGAACGTCATCGTCGCCATCAGCATCGCCGAAATCCCGCGCATGGCCCGGGTGGTCAGGAGTTCGGTGCTGGTCATCCGCGAGCAATTGTTCGTCGAGGCCGCGGTGACCAACGGCACGCGCCTCACCCGGCTGCTCGCCCGTCACGTCCTGCCCAATGTCGCCGCACCGGTGATCGTCCAGGCCACCTATGTCTTCGCCTCCGCCATGATCGTCGAATCCGTCCTGTCCTTCCTCGGCGCCGGCACCCCGCCGACCATTCCGAGCTGGGGCAACATGCTCGCCGACGGCCGTCAATATCTGCAGCGCGCGCCTTGGCTCGTCGCCTTTCCGGGCGTCGCGCTGGCGCTTCTGGTGCTCACCGTCAATGTGCTCGGCGATGCGCTGCGCGATGCGCTCGACCCGCGCCTGGCGCGCCGGCCGCGGAATTGA
- a CDS encoding ABC transporter substrate-binding protein, whose protein sequence is MTTLRGRLKMALLAAALGMATPSITALPAMAQTVLKVRVFGDLKTIDPIVNSDYQVRNHGYMVYDTLFAQDATGQIQPQMAEGHTTSPDGLTWTFVLREGLKFHDGAAVTSADVVASLKRWGERDGLGQQLMARTASLTATDPKTITLTLKDRWGLVLDALGKPSSIVPFVMPERIARTPSNQAITDPTGSGPFMMVRAEWSPGARVVYARSPSYVPRPEPASGLAGGKRAHVDRVEWLIIPDAQTALNALQAGEIDIFEELPPDMVQLIRDNPRVVIGKMSSLQGVWRFNHLQPPFDNVKMRQAILRLVNQQQTLSAYVEDKSLFTVCPSFYMCDSPYFTNAGWPAPDVAAARQLVRESGYDGARIVVLDATETSGSPATQVIAQAMREIGLNVDYQAMDWGTLSARRANKNPVAQGGWSAFVSGPAAPDMTEPVGHMALRSNCEGAWFGWPCDPAIETLRAEFTLAPDLASRRAIAQAIQQRALETVPYVPTGQFFLLRGYQKTVTGLLSVGIPIYWNIGKTR, encoded by the coding sequence ATGACGACGCTGAGAGGCCGATTGAAAATGGCGCTGCTGGCCGCGGCGCTTGGCATGGCGACCCCTTCCATCACCGCATTGCCGGCCATGGCGCAAACCGTCCTGAAGGTCCGCGTGTTCGGCGACCTCAAGACGATCGACCCGATCGTCAACTCGGACTACCAGGTCCGCAACCACGGCTACATGGTCTATGACACGCTGTTCGCCCAGGATGCGACTGGCCAGATCCAGCCGCAGATGGCCGAAGGCCATACGACCTCGCCCGACGGACTGACCTGGACCTTCGTGCTGCGCGAGGGACTGAAGTTCCATGACGGCGCGGCCGTGACCTCGGCCGATGTCGTCGCCTCGCTGAAGCGCTGGGGCGAGCGCGACGGCCTCGGCCAGCAGCTCATGGCGCGGACCGCCTCGCTGACCGCCACCGATCCGAAAACCATTACCCTGACCTTGAAGGACCGCTGGGGCCTGGTGCTCGACGCGCTCGGCAAACCGAGCTCGATCGTGCCCTTCGTCATGCCGGAGCGGATCGCACGCACCCCGTCGAACCAGGCGATCACCGATCCGACCGGCTCGGGCCCGTTCATGATGGTGCGGGCCGAATGGTCACCCGGCGCCAGGGTCGTCTATGCGCGATCGCCCTCCTATGTGCCACGCCCGGAGCCGGCAAGCGGCCTTGCCGGCGGCAAACGCGCCCATGTCGACCGGGTCGAGTGGCTGATCATTCCCGATGCGCAGACCGCCTTGAACGCGCTGCAGGCCGGCGAGATCGACATTTTCGAGGAACTGCCACCCGACATGGTGCAGCTCATCCGCGACAATCCGCGCGTCGTCATCGGCAAGATGTCGTCCTTGCAAGGTGTCTGGCGCTTCAATCACCTGCAGCCGCCGTTCGACAATGTGAAGATGCGCCAGGCGATCCTGCGCCTGGTCAACCAGCAGCAGACGCTCTCGGCCTATGTCGAGGACAAGAGCCTCTTCACCGTCTGCCCGTCGTTCTACATGTGCGACTCGCCCTATTTCACCAATGCCGGCTGGCCCGCCCCCGATGTCGCGGCCGCCCGCCAGCTGGTGCGCGAGAGCGGCTATGACGGCGCCCGCATCGTCGTCCTCGACGCGACCGAAACCTCGGGCAGCCCGGCCACCCAGGTGATCGCCCAGGCGATGCGCGAGATCGGCCTGAATGTCGACTATCAGGCGATGGACTGGGGCACGCTGTCGGCCCGCCGCGCCAACAAGAACCCGGTCGCGCAAGGCGGCTGGTCGGCCTTCGTCTCGGGGCCTGCCGCGCCCGACATGACCGAGCCGGTCGGCCATATGGCGCTGCGCTCCAATTGCGAGGGCGCCTGGTTCGGCTGGCCCTGCGACCCGGCGATCGAGACGCTGCGCGCCGAGTTCACCCTGGCGCCCGATCTCGCCAGCCGCCGGGCGATCGCCCAGGCGATCCAGCAGCGGGCGCTGGAAACCGTGCCCTATGTGCCGACGGGCCAGTTCTTCCTGCTGCGCGGCTACCAGAAGACCGTGACCGGGCTCCTGAGCGTCGGCATCCCGATCTACTGGAACATCGGCAAGACGCGCTGA
- a CDS encoding glutathione S-transferase family protein yields the protein MLKFYFNGSPNPTKVALFLEESGLPYEAVPVDTRKGDQFNPDFLAINPNGKVPAIVDDGAVVFDSNAILLYLAEKTGQFLPANTPALRGEMLSWLMFVATGVGPYSGQAVHFKHFAPEKVPYALNRYQYEAERHFGILDDHLAKRRYMVGDSYTIVDMAAWGWARMVPFILGDDAWARFPNLKRLFDEISARPAAARANDLKTKHVFKAEMDDEARRHMFRHIANSAG from the coding sequence ATGCTGAAGTTCTATTTCAACGGTTCGCCCAATCCGACCAAGGTGGCGTTGTTCCTGGAGGAGTCGGGGCTGCCCTATGAGGCGGTGCCGGTCGACACCCGCAAGGGCGACCAGTTCAATCCCGACTTTCTCGCCATCAATCCGAACGGCAAGGTCCCCGCCATCGTCGACGACGGCGCGGTGGTGTTCGACAGCAATGCCATCCTGCTTTACCTCGCCGAAAAGACCGGCCAGTTCCTGCCCGCCAATACGCCGGCGCTGCGCGGCGAGATGTTGTCCTGGCTGATGTTCGTGGCAACCGGCGTTGGCCCCTATTCCGGCCAGGCGGTCCACTTCAAGCATTTCGCACCGGAGAAGGTGCCCTATGCGCTGAACCGCTATCAATACGAGGCCGAGCGCCATTTCGGCATTCTCGACGACCATCTGGCCAAGCGCCGCTACATGGTCGGCGACAGCTATACGATCGTCGACATGGCGGCCTGGGGCTGGGCGCGCATGGTGCCGTTCATTCTCGGCGACGATGCCTGGGCAAGGTTCCCGAACCTGAAGCGCCTGTTCGACGAGATCAGCGCGCGCCCGGCCGCGGCCCGCGCCAATGACCTGAAGACCAAGCACGTGTTCAAGGCCGAGATGGACGACGAAGCCCGCCGCCACATGTTCCGCCACATTGCCAACAGCGCGGGGTGA
- a CDS encoding LacI family DNA-binding transcriptional regulator yields MATIRDVARLANVSVATVSNALNNAERVSPELLARVRAAVDKLGYAPDAAARSLRKGSSRLIGLIVGDITNPFFSDLFEAVEDAAAARGYLVLLCNSNERVEREEAHLKMLRSQRIDGLILAPTGAVSMNRAALLAALEIPVVLVDRAMDGLGYDAVVLDNHRAAYEATTHIVGHDHRRIALINGPEIVRTAADRLQGYREALLAAGLAFDQALVRDADFQEQAAYDAAIDLLRGAAAPTAILATNNLMTIGALRAVADLGLSCPRDVSIVGIDDLSWAEAVTPRLTTVAQPVRAMGETALDLVVERMSGARTSAGATTVMAPRLIVRNSCAAPALSKASHVQ; encoded by the coding sequence ATGGCGACGATCCGCGACGTGGCGCGGCTGGCCAATGTGTCGGTCGCCACGGTCTCGAATGCGCTGAACAATGCGGAGCGGGTCAGTCCCGAACTGCTGGCGCGGGTGCGCGCCGCCGTCGACAAGCTCGGCTACGCGCCGGATGCCGCCGCGCGCAGCCTGCGCAAGGGTTCCAGCCGGCTGATTGGCCTGATCGTCGGCGACATCACCAACCCGTTCTTCTCCGACCTGTTCGAGGCGGTGGAGGACGCGGCGGCCGCGCGCGGCTATCTTGTGCTCTTGTGCAATTCCAACGAGCGGGTCGAGCGCGAGGAGGCCCATCTGAAAATGTTGCGGTCGCAGCGCATCGACGGACTGATCCTGGCGCCGACCGGCGCCGTCTCGATGAACCGCGCGGCCTTGCTGGCGGCGCTGGAAATTCCGGTCGTGCTGGTCGACCGCGCCATGGACGGCCTCGGCTACGATGCCGTCGTGCTCGACAATCACCGTGCGGCCTACGAGGCGACCACCCATATCGTCGGCCACGACCATCGGCGCATCGCGCTGATCAATGGCCCGGAGATCGTCCGCACGGCGGCCGATCGTCTGCAAGGCTATCGGGAGGCGCTGCTCGCCGCCGGTCTCGCCTTCGACCAGGCGCTCGTCCGCGACGCCGATTTCCAGGAACAGGCGGCTTATGACGCGGCGATCGACCTGTTGCGTGGCGCGGCTGCGCCGACCGCCATCCTCGCCACCAACAACCTGATGACCATCGGGGCCTTGCGCGCCGTTGCCGATCTTGGCCTGAGCTGCCCGCGCGATGTCTCGATCGTCGGCATCGACGACCTGTCCTGGGCCGAGGCGGTGACGCCCCGGCTGACCACTGTCGCCCAGCCGGTTCGTGCCATGGGCGAGACCGCGCTGGATCTGGTGGTCGAGCGCATGTCCGGTGCCCGCACCAGCGCCGGCGCGACCACCGTCATGGCGCCCCGCTTGATCGTCCGCAATTCATGTGCCGCTCCCGCATTGTCCAAGGCCAGTCATGTCCAGTGA
- a CDS encoding ABC transporter substrate-binding protein gives MTTLRGGLKTALLAAAVGLLASSMAALPALAQSVLRVRPFGDLKTIDPMVTSDYMVRNHAYMVYDTLFAQDEHGAIKPQMVDRFTTSADGLTWTFVLRDGLKFHDGAAVTSADVVASLKRWGERDGLGQQLLAHTASLTATDPKTITLVLKDRWGLVLDALGKPSSMLPVIMPERLAQTPSNQPITDPTGSGPFMMVRAEWSPGAKIVYIRAPTYVPRAEPPSGLAGAKRANVDRVEWLVIPDAQTALNALQAGEIDIFEEMPPDMLSLVKNNPRIAVARLSALQGVMRFNQLQPPFNNPKLRQAILRLVDQEQTLRAYVDDKSLYTNCPSFYMCDSPYFTNAGWRGPDVAAARQMVRDSGYDGTKIVVLDATETALSPATQVVAQAMREIGLNVDYQAMDWGTLSSRRTSKNPVGQGGWSVFMSGPASPDMAEPVGHLALRSNCDAAWFGWPCDEAIEKLRAAFTMVPDLEGRRAIARQIQERALETVPYVPVGQFWLVRAHQASLTGLIAAGLPVYWNVGKPR, from the coding sequence ATGACGACGTTGAGAGGCGGATTGAAGACGGCGCTGCTGGCCGCGGCGGTGGGCCTGCTGGCCAGCTCCATGGCGGCGCTGCCGGCGCTGGCCCAGAGCGTGCTGCGGGTGCGCCCGTTCGGCGACCTGAAGACCATCGATCCGATGGTCACCTCGGACTATATGGTCCGCAACCACGCCTACATGGTCTACGACACGCTGTTCGCCCAGGACGAGCACGGCGCGATCAAGCCGCAAATGGTCGACCGCTTCACCACCTCGGCCGATGGCCTGACCTGGACCTTCGTGCTGCGCGACGGACTGAAGTTCCATGACGGCGCGGCCGTGACCTCGGCCGATGTCGTCGCCTCGCTGAAGCGCTGGGGCGAACGCGACGGCCTCGGCCAGCAATTGCTCGCCCATACCGCCTCCCTCACCGCAACCGACCCGAAGACCATCACCCTGGTCCTGAAAGACCGCTGGGGCCTGGTGCTGGATGCGCTCGGCAAGCCGAGTTCGATGCTGCCGGTGATCATGCCGGAACGGCTCGCGCAGACGCCGTCGAACCAGCCGATCACCGACCCGACCGGCTCCGGCCCGTTCATGATGGTGCGCGCCGAATGGTCGCCCGGCGCCAAGATCGTCTATATCAGGGCGCCGACCTATGTGCCGCGCGCCGAACCGCCGAGCGGGTTGGCCGGGGCCAAGCGCGCCAATGTCGACCGGGTCGAGTGGCTGGTCATCCCCGATGCCCAGACGGCGCTCAACGCGCTGCAGGCCGGCGAGATCGACATTTTCGAAGAAATGCCGCCGGACATGCTGTCGCTGGTCAAGAACAATCCGCGGATCGCGGTCGCCAGGCTGTCGGCGCTGCAGGGCGTGATGCGCTTTAACCAGCTGCAGCCGCCGTTCAACAACCCGAAGCTGCGCCAGGCGATCCTCCGGCTGGTCGACCAGGAGCAGACGCTGCGCGCCTATGTCGACGACAAGAGCCTCTATACCAACTGCCCGTCGTTCTACATGTGCGACTCGCCCTATTTCACCAATGCCGGCTGGCGCGGCCCCGACGTGGCGGCGGCCCGCCAGATGGTCCGCGACAGCGGTTATGACGGCACCAAGATCGTGGTTCTGGATGCCACCGAGACGGCATTGAGCCCGGCCACCCAGGTGGTCGCCCAGGCGATGCGCGAGATCGGTCTGAACGTCGACTACCAGGCAATGGACTGGGGTACCTTGTCGAGCCGCCGGACCAGCAAGAACCCGGTCGGCCAGGGCGGCTGGTCGGTGTTCATGTCGGGCCCGGCATCACCCGACATGGCCGAGCCGGTCGGCCATCTGGCACTGCGCTCGAATTGCGACGCCGCCTGGTTCGGCTGGCCTTGCGACGAGGCCATCGAGAAGCTGCGCGCCGCCTTCACCATGGTGCCGGACCTGGAAGGGCGCCGGGCCATTGCCCGGCAGATCCAGGAGCGCGCGCTCGAGACCGTGCCCTATGTTCCGGTCGGCCAGTTCTGGCTGGTGCGGGCCCATCAGGCGAGCCTCACCGGGCTCATCGCTGCCGGGCTGCCGGTCTATTGGAACGTCGGCAAGCCGCGCTGA